One window from the genome of Pyrus communis chromosome 16, drPyrComm1.1, whole genome shotgun sequence encodes:
- the LOC137720032 gene encoding large ribosomal subunit protein uL29-like, giving the protein MARIKVHELRHKTKPDLLAQLKDLKAELALLRVAKVTGGAPNKLSKIKVVRLSIAQVLTVMSQKQKAALREVYKNKKLLPLDLRPKKTRAIRRRLTKHQASLKTEREKKKEMYYPLRKYAIKA; this is encoded by the exons ATGG CGAGAATCAAGGTACATGAGCTGAGGCACAAGACAAAGCCTGACCTTTTGGCCCAGCTCAAGGATCTCAAGGCGGAGCTCGCCCTCCTCCGCGTCGCCAAGGTCACCGGCGGAGCGCCcaacaagctctccaagat CAAAGTTGTGAGGCTGTCGATTGCCCAGGTGTTGACGGTGATGTCACAGAAGCAGAAGGCTGCTCTCAGAGAAGTGTACAAGAACAAGAAGCTCTTGCCTCTTGATCTCCGTCCCAAGAAGACCAGGGCCATCCGCCGGAGGCTCACCAAGCACCAG GCTTCTTTGAAGACCgagagggagaagaagaaggagatgtACTATCCTTTGAGGAAGTATGCCATTAAGGCTTAG
- the LOC137719715 gene encoding uncharacterized protein — translation MEATGTPSVMEKLMGLNDSPPQAPVQKQRRVLSENYLRRVASIGARESRHSFRLRVPEIMDYEGDYVTACLPRGSSLISEHRHNLQVSPSTCTSGSGNVDICRKSGRRYELPNATLLETFENGIVTESLGEVGLLNSDDFSRSQLGANKEGCIPSSRIVVLKQKQGKAEISVRCFPSLSSLDDSHSSDRKCMEYSSPGSGKLHVEVKERKNLTFDMEPVSLRSTILIEILGKLTENTSCNKTNIDATVSRLGSRGGNSVAMKTESMRLSSSRYQSFPYSDESYVYREAKKQLSERRKMINKLEEVGMARRGATLWNSLAMSAQETGSRTLDDSLVRHLQPKRKLIRDDDLDLRKFRTQQDKYVALCNEWSFKPKGSINLVQHKSREYKFNQNDGFRPIKLRSNRKKLHFYPSLEFKGVRTVEKTSGNFKKQPSGRRAGIFVDKNDNSSSHGTDASVQQICCFFL, via the coding sequence ATGGAAGCTACAGGTACACCAAGTGTCATGGAAAAACTGATGGGTCTTAATGACTCGCCGCCTCAGGCGCCtgtccaaaaacaaagaagagtgTTGTCTGAGAATTACCTGCGCAGAGTTGCTTCCATTGGTGCCAGAGAGTCTCGTCATTCGTTCAGGTTGAGAGTACCGGAAATTATGGATTATGAGGGTGATTATGTCACGGCATGCCTCCCGAGGGGCAGTTCTTTGATCAGCGAGCATCGGCATAATCTGCAGGTTTCCCCTTCGACATGTACTTCTGGCAGTGGAAATGTTGATATATGCAGGAAATCCGGGAGGAGATATGAGCTACCAAATGCCACTTTACTTGAGACGTTTGAGAATGGAATTGTCACAGAATCCCTTGGAGAAGTTGGACTCTTAAATTCAGATGATTTTTCAAGATCTCAATTGGGGGCGAACAAAGAAGGATGCATTCCAAGTAGTAGAATTGTTGTTTTGAAACAGAAGCAAGGAAAGGCCGAGATTTCTGTGAGATGTTTCCCTTCTTTGAGTTCCCTTGATGATTCTCATTCCAGTGATCGAAAGTGCATGGAGTATTCTAGTCCTGGTAGTGGGAAACTACATGTTGAAGTAAAAGAAAGGAAGAACTTGACATTTGACATGGAACCAGTAAGCTTAAGGTCTACAATTTTGATTGAAATATTGGGGAAGCTAACTGAAAATACAAGTTGCAACAAAACCAACATTGATGCGACGGTATCACGGTTAGGATCCAGAGGTGGCAACTCAGTTGCAATGAAAACTGAATCGATGAGGCTGTCTTCCTCGAGATACCAGTCATTTCCTTATTCAGATGAATCATATGTATATCGGGAAGCCAAAAAGCAACTCTCAGAACGACGGAAGATGATTAATAAGCTGGAAGAAGTAGGAATGGCTCGTAGAGGCGCTACCCTCTGGAATTCGCTTGCCATGTCTGCTCAAGAAACAGGCTCAAGAACATTGGATGACAGTCTTGTTAGGCATCTTCAACCAAAAAGAAAGCTCATTAGGGATGACGACCTAGACCTCAGGAAGTTTAGAACACAGCAAGATAAATATGTAGCTCTTTGCAATGAGTGGAGTTTCAAGCCAAAGGGGTCAATTAATTTGGTGCAGCACAAGTCAAGGGAGTACAAATTCAACCAGAATGATGGTTTCAGACCTATAAAGTTGAGATCCAACCGTAAGAAACTCCACTTTTATCCAAGCCTAGAATTCAAGGGTGTTCGCACTGTGGAAAAGACTTCCGGAAATTTCAAGAAGCAGCCATCTGGACGCAGAGCCGGCATTTTTGTAGACAAAAATGACAATTCTTCCAGTCATGGCACAGATGCTTCAGTTCAACAGATTTGTTGTTTCTTTCTTTAG
- the LOC137719716 gene encoding uncharacterized protein, producing the protein MASLEEADKPSPVSVLEPIFSGERSPTPEFPRRMNVDITDYSDTYSEGSGMIVSSDDDDDTIQGSASSYRENEDSMRLFRVEESRDYSYLVDVLSEIGFYGRNSTMDLGTWCPLEWPVSLAVFETLEKKFGDQASWKRSDRRLLFDRINAGLMEIFEPCMGVPTWTKPMSRRIRSTPSEEMIEEDLWMLLVSQEKEKGKDSTEKALGREIELDLGDDIDGIGREIERFLFDELIAEFVTMESF; encoded by the exons ATGGCGAGCTTGGAGGAGGCTGATAAGCCTAGTCCAGTTTCAGTTCTGGAACCAATATTTAGTGGAGAGCGGTCGCCTACACCAGAATTCCCGCGAAGGATGAATGTTGACATCACAG ACTACTCTGACACATACTCCGAAGGATCTGGAATGATTGTTTCAAgtgacgatgatgatgatacTATTCAAGGATCTGCAAGCAGTTACAGAGAAAATGAAGATTCAATGAGATTGTTCAGGGTTGAAGAAAGTAGAGACTATTCCTACCTTGTTGATGTGTTATCGGAGATAGGTTTTTATGGTAGGAACTCGACGATGGACTTAGGCACCTGGTGCCCTCTGGAATGGCCAGTAAGCCTTGCTGTCTTTGAGACCCTGGAGAAGAAGTTTGGTGATCAGGCATCATGGAAAAGGTCAGACAGGAGGCTTTTGTTTGACCGTATAAATGCGGGGTTGATGGAGATTTTCGAGCCTTGTATGGGTGTTCCCACGTGGACAAAGCCCATGTCTAGAAGGATTAGATCCACGCCAAGTGAGGAGATGATAGAGGAAGATCTATGGATGTTGCTTGTTAGCCAAGAGAAGGAAAAAGGTAAGGACTCCACTGAAAAGGCGCTAGGAAGGGAGATTGAGTTAGATTTAGGTGATGATATTGATGGTATTGGTAGAGAAATTGAGAGATTTTTGTTCGATGAGCTCATAGCGGAGTTTGTTACCATGGAGAGTTTTTAA
- the LOC137719568 gene encoding dirigent protein 24-like, producing the protein MAKSPKPLKATLCILLLAITLGFASPARILDEVQPDESNPLPTTVPTTNPLPSGQIPAVAPTTPTADDTVDVADSPIPETDDTPPKAEVMPPVVPLVTTVPQAKSPLPETHDEPAVVPTPIADVAPVATPAIPVATPVAGPVATTPTSPNPTAAAASAIVAKPGAETPHLSFFMHDILGGSHPSVRVVTGLVATTVLNAAFSKPNNNIFPVSGGTPLTNNNINGFLNNNKNNIPNIAGLSGITNSQSSTVIQNSGNNNVVNDGSNQPFVTAGQLPNGATLQKLMFGSVTVMDDDLTEGHELGSTVLGKAQGFYLASSLDGNSHTMAFTVLLHAVQHDVEDTISLFGVHRTASPVSHIAVIGGTGKYENANRYAAIESLH; encoded by the coding sequence ATGGCGAAGTCCCCCAAACCACTCAAGGCCACACTCTGCATCTTGCTTCTAGCCATCACCCTTGGATTTGCCAGCCCAGCCAGGATCCTTGATGAGGTGCAACCCGATGAGTCCAATCCGCTTCCGACAACTGTTCCAACCACGAACCCTCTGCCAAGTGGCCAGATCCCTGCCGTCGCCCCTACCACCCCAACCGCCGATGACACTGTCGACGTCGCTGACTCACCAATCCCGGAGACTGATGATACCCCGCCAAAAGCTGAGGTGATGCCTCCAGTAGTCCCTCTTGTCACAACGGTCCCACAAGCTAAATCACCACTACCAGAGACACACGACGAACCTGCCGTAGTTCCAACACCTATTGCTGATGTGGCCCCCGTAGCAACACCCGCCATTCCAGTCGCCACACCCGTGGCAGGTCCCGTCGCCACAACACCAACCAGCCCTAACCCAACTGCCGCGGCCGCTAGTGCCATCGTGGCAAAACCCGGCGCGGAAACCCCACACTTGTCCTTTTTCATGCACGACATTCTGGGAGGATCCCACCCTTCAGTCAGAGTGGTGACCGGCCTCGTAGCCACCACAGTCCTCaacgctgcattctccaaacccAACAACAATATCTTTCCCGTCAGCGGTGGGACCCCCCtaaccaacaacaacatcaacGGCTTCCTCAATAACAACAAGAACAACATCCCTAACATCGCCGGCCTCAGCGGCATTACCAACTCCCAGTCCAGCACGGTCATCCAGAACAGTGGCAACAACAACGTTGTCAACGATGGCAGCAACCAGCCCTTCGTCACTGCCGGCCAGCTCCCTAACGGGGCTACCCTCCAGAAGCTCATGTTCGGATCTGTGACCGTGATGGATGACGACCTGACTGAAGGACACGAGTTAGGCTCTACCGTGCTCGGAAAGGCACAGGGTTTCTACTTGGCTAGCTCGCTGGACGGGAACAGCCACACCATGGCATTTACTGTGTTACTGCACGCAGTTCAACATGATGTGGAGGACACCATTAGCCTCTTTGGGGTCCACCGTACAGCGTCGCCGGTGTCCCACATTGCTGTGATCGGTGGGACTGGGAAGTACGAGAATGCGAACAGGTACGCCGCCATTGAAAGCCTGCACTAG
- the LOC137720913 gene encoding uncharacterized protein — translation MGDSSSASYIHMVQHLIEKCLIYHLTKEECLEALSKHANIKPVITSTVWNELEKVNKEFFEAYEESQNKGDRMSEEEISQLIQKMILDSKDSDD, via the exons ATGGGAGATTCTTCATCAGCATCATACATACACATG GTGCAGCACCTGATAGAGAAGTGTTTGATCTACCACTTGACCAAAGAGGAGTGCCTGGAAGCTCTTTCTAAACATGCAAACATCAAACCTGTTATCACCTCTACTG TATGGAATGAACTGGAGAAAGTGAACAAGGAGTTCTTCGAGGCATATGAAGAGTCTCAGAATAAAGGAGATCGAATGTCAGAGGAAGAGATAAGCCAATTGATACAAAAGATGATCTTGGATTCCAAAGATTCCGACGACTAG
- the LOC137720041 gene encoding glutathione S-transferase DHAR2-like has product MALEVAAKAAVGAPDLLGDCPFCQRVTLTLEEKKVPYKLHLINLSDKPKWFTEVNPEGKVPVVKFDDKWVPDSDVIVGIIEEKYPEPSLKTPPEFASVGSKILGSFVTFLKSKDPGDGSEQALLTELKALDEHLKAHGPYIAGEKVTAADLSLAPKLYHLKVALGHFKKWTVPADLAHYHKYTELLFSRESFVKTAPADEKYVIAGWEPKVNP; this is encoded by the exons ATGGCTCTCGAGGTCGCTGCCAAGGCCGCTGTCGGCGCCCCTGATCTCCTCGGCGACT GCCCTTTCTGCCAAAGGGTTACTCTAAccttggaggagaagaaagTACCCTACAAGCTGCACCTCATCAATCTCAGCGACAAACCCAAATG GTTTACGGAAGTGAATCCAGAGGGGAAGGTGCCTGTGGTGAAGTTTGATGACAAATGGGTGCCTGATTCCGATGTGATTGTTGGGATCATTGAGGAAAAATACCCTGAGCCTTCTCTCAAAACCCCTCCTGAATTTGCTTCTGT GGGATCAAAGATATTGGGATCATTTGTGACATTTCTGAAGAGTAAGGATCCCGGTGATGGATCAGAACAGGCTTTGCTTACGGAACTGAAGGCATTAGATGAGCATCTTAAGGCACAT GGTCCGTACATTGCTGGGGAGAAGGTCACTGCTGCGGATCTAAGCTTGGCACCGAAACTGTACCATCTCAAGGTGGCTCTCGGCCATTTCAAGAAGTGGACGGTTCCAGCAGATTTGGCCCATTACCATAAGTACACTGAG CTGCTTTTCTCAAGGGAATCTTTCGTGAAGACCGCTCCTGCTGACGAGAAATATGTGATTGCAGGATGGGAGCCGAAGGTGAATCCATGA
- the LOC137721095 gene encoding caffeoylshikimate esterase-like: protein MASDMDFVKYEEEYILNPRGMKLFTCRWLPKNTKPKALIFICHGYAMECSITMNSTAIRLAKAGFAIYGIDYEGHGKSAGLQGYVKSFDDVVDDCTNHFTNICESKENNGKMRYLMGESMGGAVALLVHRKKPEFWDGAVLVAPMCKIADDIKPSPFVISALTKLCKFIPTWKIIPTNDIIDVAFKMPEIRKQVRENPYCYKGRPRLQTGYELLRVSSELEQRLDEVTLPFIVLHGEDDKVTDKSVSKQLHDVASSHDKTLKMYPDMWHGLLYGETPENIEVVFADIISWLDERSCFGNARLEGELKSENDGLPK from the exons ATG GCCTCTGACATGGATTTTGTCAAATATGAAGAG GAGTACATCTTAAATCCTAGAGGCATGAAGCTTTTCACATGCAGATGGCTCCCGAAGAACACCAAACCCAAAGCCCTAATCTTCATCTGCCATGGGTACGCCATGGAATGCAGCATCACCATGAACA GCACTGCAATCAGGCTAGCCAAAGCAGGCTTCGCCATATATGGAATAGACTATGAAGGCCATGGAAAATCAGCAGGTCTACAAGGTTACGTGAAGAGCTTTGATGATGTGGTGGATGACTGTACCAACCACTTCACAAACATATGTG AGAGCAAAGAGAACAACGGAAAGATGAGGTATCTAATGGGGGAGTCGATGGGAGGAGCTGTGGCTCTGCTGGTGCACAGGAAAAAGCCAGAGTTTTGGGATGGTGCGGTTTTGGTTGCACCCATGTGTAAG ATTGCAGATGATATAAAACCATCTCCATTTGTGATCAGTGCTTTGACAAAGCTCTGCAAGTTCATCCCGACCTGGAAAATAATCCCAACGAATGATATAATCGATGTCGCTTTCAAAATGCCTGAAATAAGAAAACAG GTTAGAGAAAACCCTTACTGCTACAAAGGCCGGCCTCGTCTCCAAACCGGCTACGAACTTTTGAGGGTCAGTTCGGAGCTTGAACAGAGACTCGACGAG GTCACCTTGCCGTTTATAGTTCTCCATGGCGAAGACGATAAGGTTACCGATAAATCCGTCAGCAAACAGCTCCATGACGTAGCCTCCAGCCATGACAAGACGTTGAAGATGTACCCGGATATGTGGCATGGACTGCTCTATGGAGAAACACCAGAAAACATTGAGGTTGTTTTTGCAGATATAATCAGTTGGTTGGATGAGAGGAGTTGCTTCGGAAATGCAAGGCTGGAGGGAGAGTTAAAAAGTGAAAACGACGGTCTACCCAAGTAA
- the LOC137720351 gene encoding spliceosome-associated protein 130 A, giving the protein MYLYSLTLQRATGIVCAINGNFSGGKAQEIVVARGKVLDLLRPDENGKIQTLLSVEIFGAIRSLAQFRLTGSQKDYIVVGSDSGRIVILEYNKEKNVFDKIHQETFGKSGCRRIVPGQYLAIDPKGRAVMVGACEKQKLVYVLNRDTSARLTISSPLEAHKSHTIVYSICGVDCGFDNPMFAAIELDYAEADQDSTGQAANEAQKHLTFYELDLGLNHVSRKWSDQVDNGANMLVTVPGGGDGPSGVLVCAENFVIYKNQDKPDLRAVIPRRADLPAERGVLIVSAAMHKQKSMFFFLLQTEYGDIFKVTLDHDNDKVSELKIKYFDTIPVTTSMCVLKSGFLFAASEFGNHSLYQFQAIGEEPDVESSSATLMETEEGFQPLFFQPRKLKNLVRIDQVESLMPIMDMKVNNLFEEETPQIFTLCGRGPRSSLRILRPGLAISEMAVSELPGVPSAVWTVKKNVSDEFDAYIVVSFANATLVLSIGETVEEVSESGFLDTTPSLAVSLIGDDSLMQVHPNGIRHIREDGRINEWRTPGKRTIVKVGSNRLQVVIALSGGELIYFEVDMTGQLMEVEKHEMSGDVACLDIAPVPEGRQRSRFLAVGSYDNTIRILSLDPDDCMQILSVQSLSGVPESLLFLEVQASIGGEDGADHPASLFLNAGLRSGILFRTVVDMVTGQLSDSRSRFLGLRAPKLFSISVRGKHAMLCLSSRPWLGYIHQGHFLLTPLSYETLEYAASFSSDQCSEGVVSVAGNALRVFTIERLGETFNETVIPLRYTPRKFIIQLKRKLLVIIESDQGTFTAEEREAAKKECFEAAGLGENGNGNVEQMENGGDEEDPLSDEHYGYPKAESDKWVSCIRVLDPKTATTTCLLELQDNEAAFSICTVNFHDKEYGTLLAVGTAKGLQFWPKKSVTAGYIHIYRFLDDGKALELLHKTQVDGVPLALCQFQGRLLAGIGPVLRLYDLGKKRLLRKCENKLFPNTIVSIQTYRDRIYVGDIQESFHYCKYRRDENQLYIFADDCVPRWLTASFHIDFDTMAGADKFGNVYFVRLPQDVSDEIEEDPTGGRIKWEQGKLNGAPNKVEEIVQYHVGDVVSCLQKASLIPGGGECIIYGTVMGSLGSLLAFTSRDDVDFFSHLEMYMRQEHPPFCGRDHMAYRSAYFPVKDVIDGDLCEQFPTLPMDLQRKIADELDRTPGEILKKLEEIRNKII; this is encoded by the exons ATGTATCTCTACAGCCTTACTCTCCAGCGCGCCACCGGCATAGTTTGCGCCATCAACGGCAATTTCTCCGGCGGAAAGGCCCAGGAGATCGTCGTCGCCCGCGGCAAAGTTCTCGACCTTCTCCGTCCCGACGAAAATGGTAAGATCCAGACTCTCCTCTCTGTTGAAATTTTCGGCGCAATTAGGTCGTTAGCTCAGTTTAGGCTCACTGGCTCTCAGAAGGACTATATTGTTGTCGGGTCCGATTCGGGTCGGATTGTGATTCTAGAGTATAATAAGGAGAAGAATGTGTTTGATAAGATTCACCAGGAGACTTTCGGGAAATCGGGTTGTCGAAGGATAGTTCCGGGCCAGTATTTGGCCATTGACCCCAAGGGGAGGGCTGTTATGGTTGGGGCATGTGAGAAGCAGAAGCTTGTTTACGTTTTGAATAGGGATACTTCTGCTAGGTTGACGATTTCGTCTCCGTTGGAGGCTCACAAGTCGCATACGATTGTGTATTCAATTTGTGGGGTTGATTGTGGGTTTGATAATCCCATGTTTGCTGCCATTGAGTTGGATTATGCGGAAGCTGATCAGGACTCTACTGGGCAGGCGGCTAATGAGGCGCAGAAGCATTTGACTTTCTATGAGCTCGATCTTGGGCTCAATCACGTATCGAGGAAGTGGTCAGATCAGGTTGATAATGGTGCAAATATGCTGGTCACAGTTCCTGGAGGTGGGGATGGGCCAAGCGGTGTATTGGTCTGTGCGGAAAATTTTGTGATTTATAAGAACCAGGATAAACCGGATCTCAGGGCTGTGATTCCTAGGCGTGCAGATTTGCCTGCAGAGCGTGGGGTTCTTATAGTTTCAGCAGCTATGCACAAGCAGAAATcaatgttcttttttcttttgcagacAGAGTATGGAGATATATTTAAGGTTACTCTGGATCATGATAATGACAAGGTCTCAGAATTAAAGATCAAGTATTTTGATACAATTCCAGTTACAACTTCAATGTGTGTGTTAAAATCTGGGTTTTTGTTTGCTGCGTCAGAGTTTGGGAATCACTCTTTGTACCAGTTCCAGGCAATAGGGGAAGAACCTGACGTGGAGTCTTCATCAGCCACATTGATGGAAACGGAAGAAGGTTTCCAGCCTTTGTTTTTCCAGCCCAGAAAACTAAAAAACCTTGTTAGGATTGATCAAGTTGAGAGCTTAATGCCGATAATGGATATGAAGGTCAATAATCTCTTTGAGGAAGAAACACCTCAAATATTTACACTTTGTGGGCGGGGTCCTCGTTCATCCCTCAGGATACTAAGACCTGGTTTAGCTATCAGTGAGATGGCCGTGTCAGAGCTTCCTGGTGTACCGAGTGCGGTCTGGACAGTGAAGAAGAATGTGTCCGATGAATTTGATGCATACATTGTGGTGTCATTTGCAAATGCTACTCTTGTGCTTTCAATTGGTGAGACAGTTGAGGAAGTTAGTGAAAGTGGGTTTCTTGACACTACCCCATCACTTGCAGTTTCTTTGATAGGTGATGATTCTCTCATGCAAGTGCACCCAAATGGAATTAGACATATTAGGGAAGATGGACGTATTAATGAATGGAGAACTCCTGGAAAGAGGACGATTGTAAAGGTTGGCTCTAATAGACTTCAGGTAGTTATTGCACTGAGTGGAGGAGAACTCATATATTTTGAGGTTGATATGACGGGTCAGTTAATGGAGGTGGAGAAACATGAAATGTCTGGAGATGTAGCTTGTCTAGACATTGCTCCTGTACCTGAAGGGAGACAGAGATCTCGTTTCCTTGCAGTTGGTTCATATGACAACACGATTCGTATTTTGTCATTGGATCCTGATGACTGTATGCAAATTCTTAGTGTGCAAAGTCTTTCTGGAGTTCCAGaatctcttctctttcttgagGTTCAGGCATCAATTGGTGGGGAGGATGGTGCTGATCATCCTGCTAGCCTTTTCCTAAACGCTGGTCTACGCTCTGGGATTTTGTTCAGAACAGTGGTGGATATGGTCACAGGTCAGCTCTCTGATTCCCGTTCTCGATTCTTGGGACTAAGAGCGCCAAAGCTATTTTCTATTAGTGTGAGAGGCAAGCATGCTATGCTTTGCTTGTCAAGTCGGCCCTGGCTTGGTTATattcatcaaggacattttctcTTAACACCCCTATCGTATGAGACCCTTGAATATGCTGCCTCATTTTCATCCGATCAATGTTCGGAAGGTGTAGTTTCTGTTGCTGGAAATGCTTTGAGGGTTTTTACTATTGAAAGATTGGGAGAAACATTTAATGAAACTGTGATTCCACTGAGGTACACCCCTAGAAAGTTTATCATTCAGCTCAAACGAAAGCTTTTGGTAATTATTGAAAGTGATCAAGGAACGTTCACAGCAGAAGAGCGTGAAGCTGccaaaaaagagtgttttgaggcTGCGGGTTTAGGTGAAAATGGAAACGGTAATGTAGAGCAGATGGAAAATGGCGGAGATGAGGAGGATCCCTTATCTGATGAGCACTATGGGTATCCTAAGGCAGAGTCTGACAAATGGGTGTCTTGCATTAGAGTTCTTGACCCCAAGACAGCAACTACAACATGTCTTCTGGAGCTTCAGGATAATGAAGCTGCATTCAGTATCTGTACAGTGAATTTCCATGACAAGGAGTATGGTACGCTTTTAGCTGTTGGCACAGCGAAGGGACTGCAGTTTTGGCCAAAAAAGAGTGTAACAGCAggctatatacatatatataggttCCTAGATGATGGAAAGGCCCTTGAACTTTTGCACAAGACACAAGTGGATGGTGTTCCTCTTGCCTTGTGCCAGTTTCAAGGAAGGTTACTAGCTGGGATCGGACCAGTGCTCAGACTCTATGATTTGGGGAAGAAAAGATTGCTCAGGAAGTGTGAGAATAAGCTGTTTCCCAACACAATTGTGTCAATCCAAACTTATCGCGATCGGATTTATGTAGGTGACATTCAAGAG TCATTCCACTACTGCAAGTATAGGCGGGATGAGAATCAATTGTATATCTTTGCTGATGATTGTGTTCCAAGATGGCTTACAGCATCCTTCCATATAGATTTTGACACCATGGCAGGTGCAGACAAGTTTGGGAATGTTTATTTTGTGCGGTTACCACAGGATGTTTCAGATGAGATAGAAGAAGATCCAACGGGTGGGAGGATAAAATGGGAGCAGGGAAAGTTGAATGGCGCTCCCAACAAAGTAGAGGAGATAGTGCAGTATCATGTTGGTGATGTTGTCAGCTGCTTGCAGAAGGCATCTCTAATTCCAGGTGGTGGGGAGTGCATCATCTATGGAACAGTGATGGGTAGCTTGGGTTCCTTACTTGCGTTCACCTCACGTGATGACGTTGACTTCTTTTCTCACTTGGAGATGTATATGAGGCAGGAGCATCCACCCTTTTGTGGTAGAGATCACATGGCTTATAGATCAGCGTATTTCCCGGTCAAG GATGTGATTGATGGAGATCTATGTGAGCAGTTCCCAACATTGCCCATGGATCTGCAGAGAAAAATTGCAGATGAGTTGGATAGAACTCCTGGAGAGATACTGAAGAAGCTTGAGGAAATTCGAAACAAGATCATTTAA
- the LOC137719633 gene encoding dirigent protein 10-like — MEAHKIFSIFVKAAAYLLFLTLTIFSAASARNLEEQPQVLVVASVTPDTFDTPTNAAPVATPSAATSVATIANAAEHPTLIFFMHDILGGSNPTARAMTGIVNNPAVNGQVPFGKPNGAVLPFNNGVPQNNNNNGLINNNNIPFLTGLSGTTPNVGQNNNENGGGFGNFPINGGQLLSGSSALQNLMFGTMSVFDDELTEGHELGSGLVGKAQGFYIVSSEDGTSQTMAFTAMFQSGSYTDSLSFFGVHRTSVSESHLAVMGGTGKYVNAKGFALVKTFSASNQQTDGAETLLQFTVYITY, encoded by the coding sequence ATGGAAGCTCACAAAATTTTCTCCATCTTTGTCAAGGCTGCTGCGTACCTCCTATTTCTTACTCTCACCATTTTCTCTGCCGCTTCAGCACGAAATCTCGAGGAGCAGCCACAAGTTCTGGTAGTTGCCTCAGTGACGCCCGATACGTTTGATACGCCCACAAATGCTGCACCAGTAGCTACACCTTCAGCAGCAACTAGTGTTGCAACAATTGCAAATGCTGCTGAACACCCTACCTTAATCTTCTTTATGCACGACATCCTCGGAGGATCGAACCCCACTGCCCGAGCCATGACGGGGATAGTCAACAACCCTGCAGTCAACGGCCAAGTACCGTTCGGCAAGCCCAATGGGGCAGTCCTACCATTTAACAACGGAGTACCccagaacaacaacaacaacggtCTCATAAACAACAATAACATCCCATTTCTCACAGGGCTTAGTGGAACAACACCAAACGTGGGACAAAACAACAACGAAAATGGTGGCGGGTTTGGAAACTTTCCAATAAATGGTGGGCAGCTCCTGTCAGGCTCTTCCGCACTCCAAAATCTCATGTTCGGAACAATGAGCGTGTTTGATGATGAGTTGACTGAAGGGCATGAGCTTGGCTCTGGCTTGGTTGGCAAAGCACAAGGTTTCTATATAGTGAGCTCTGAGGACGGTACCAGTCAGACTATGGCTTTCACTGCTATGTTCCAAAGTGGGAGTTACACCGACAGTCTTAGCTTCTTTGGGGTTCACCGGACATCTGTGTCAGAGTCTCACTTGGCCGTGATGGGAGGCACCGGAAAGTATGTCAATGCTAAAGGTTTCGCATTGGTTAAGACCTTTTCGGCTTCCAACCAGCAAACTGATGGGGCGGAGACGCTGTTGCAGTTCACTGTTTATATCACTTACTAA